A window of the Eubacterium sp. 1001713B170207_170306_E7 genome harbors these coding sequences:
- the leuC gene encoding 3-isopropylmalate dehydratase large subunit: MGMTMTQKILAAHAGLESVKPGDLIMADLDLVLGNDITSPVAINVFKNINKETVFDKDKVALVPDHFAPNKDIKAAEQCKQVRCFACEQDVTNYFEIGEMGVEHALLPEKGLVVAGDVVIGADSHTCTYGALGAFSTGVGSTDMAVGMATGKAWFKVPPAIKFNLTGAFKEGVSGKDLILHIIGMIGVDGALYKSMEFAGEGVSNLTMDDRFTIANMAIEAGGKNGIFPVDDKTIEYMKAHSTKEYKTFEADADAEYDTVYDINLAEIKSTVAFPHLPENTKTVDEITEPVKIDQVVIGSCTNGRFSDFKKAADLMRGKHVAKGIRVLIIPATQQIYLDCMEAGYLKDFIEAGATVSTPTCGPCLGGHMGILAAGERCVSTTNRNFVGRMGHVDSEVYLASPEVAAASAILGRIAGPEEL; this comes from the coding sequence TTGGGTATGACAATGACTCAGAAAATATTGGCGGCACATGCCGGTCTGGAATCCGTAAAACCGGGTGATTTGATCATGGCAGACCTGGACCTGGTGTTGGGGAACGACATTACCTCACCGGTAGCCATCAATGTTTTTAAAAATATTAACAAGGAAACGGTTTTTGATAAGGATAAGGTCGCTCTGGTTCCAGACCATTTTGCGCCAAACAAGGATATTAAGGCTGCTGAGCAGTGCAAGCAGGTTCGCTGCTTCGCCTGTGAACAGGATGTCACCAACTACTTTGAAATCGGTGAGATGGGCGTAGAACACGCACTGCTGCCGGAAAAAGGACTGGTGGTTGCTGGCGACGTGGTGATCGGGGCAGATTCCCATACCTGTACCTATGGCGCTTTGGGCGCCTTCTCGACTGGTGTTGGCTCGACGGATATGGCAGTTGGTATGGCGACAGGCAAAGCATGGTTTAAAGTGCCGCCTGCAATCAAGTTTAATCTGACCGGCGCTTTTAAAGAAGGCGTTTCAGGGAAAGACCTGATTCTTCACATTATCGGTATGATCGGTGTGGACGGAGCACTTTATAAATCAATGGAATTTGCGGGAGAGGGCGTATCAAATCTGACCATGGATGACCGCTTTACCATTGCGAATATGGCCATTGAAGCCGGGGGCAAGAATGGCATTTTCCCGGTTGACGATAAAACCATCGAATACATGAAGGCCCATTCTACCAAGGAATACAAAACCTTTGAAGCCGACGCGGATGCCGAATATGACACGGTATACGACATTAATCTGGCAGAGATCAAATCCACAGTGGCTTTCCCGCATTTGCCGGAAAACACGAAAACCGTTGACGAAATCACCGAACCGGTTAAGATTGACCAGGTCGTTATTGGTTCCTGTACCAATGGCCGCTTTTCGGATTTTAAAAAAGCCGCGGATCTGATGCGCGGTAAGCATGTTGCCAAGGGAATCCGTGTTTTGATTATTCCGGCAACTCAGCAGATTTATCTGGATTGTATGGAAGCAGGTTATTTGAAAGACTTTATTGAAGCTGGCGCGACGGTTAGCACCCCAACCTGCGGACCATGTCTGGGCGGACATATGGGGATTCTGGCAGCGGGTGAGCGTTGTGTTTCCACAACAAACCGTAACTTTGTCGGACGTATGGGCCACGTGGATTCAGAAGTCTATCTGGCAAGCCCAGAGGTTGCAGCAGCGTCTGCCATCTTAGGCCGTATTGCCGGACCGGAAGAATTATAA
- the leuD gene encoding 3-isopropylmalate dehydratase small subunit, translating to MKAKGKVFKYGNNVDTDVIIPARYLNTSDPLELAEHCMEDIDKDFVKRVEDGDIIVADDNFGCGSSREHAPIAIKASGVSCVIANSFARIFYRNAINIGLPILECPEAVAAIEAGDEVEVDFDSGVITDVTKGQSFQGQAFPEFMQKLIAAGGLVNYVNENLI from the coding sequence ATGAAAGCAAAAGGAAAAGTATTTAAATATGGCAACAATGTTGACACCGACGTTATTATACCGGCAAGATACCTGAACACCAGCGATCCTCTTGAATTAGCAGAGCACTGTATGGAGGATATTGACAAGGATTTTGTCAAACGCGTGGAAGATGGTGATATCATCGTCGCGGATGATAATTTTGGCTGCGGCTCCTCGAGAGAGCATGCCCCCATCGCAATCAAGGCCTCAGGTGTATCCTGCGTCATTGCCAATAGCTTTGCGCGTATTTTTTACCGCAATGCCATCAATATCGGACTGCCGATTCTGGAATGTCCGGAAGCGGTAGCGGCCATCGAAGCAGGCGACGAAGTAGAAGTGGATTTTGACTCTGGCGTTATCACTGACGTGACCAAAGGACAGAGCTTCCAGGGACAGGCTTTCCCCGAATTTATGCAGAAATTAATCGCGGCGGGCGGTCTGGTAAATTACGTCAACGAAAATCTCATTTAG
- the leuB gene encoding 3-isopropylmalate dehydrogenase, with amino-acid sequence MNFKIAVIKGDGIGPEIVEASMKVLDKIGEKYSHTFDYTEVLAGGAAIDACDTPLPQETVDICKASDAVLLGALGGPKWDNLPGDKRPEAGLLGIRKALGLFANLRPAMLFEELRDASPLKSEIIGDGLDVLVVRELTGDVYFGEKKKDGDFGASDLMNYTRPEVERIARVAFDSARKRGGKVTSVDKANVLETSRFWRSVVLEIAKEYPDVELDHLYVDNAAMQLVINPHQFDVILTGNLFGDILSDEASMLTGSIGMLPSASLGEGKFGMYEPIHGSAPDIAGQDKANPIATVLSVAMMLRYSLGLADEANNIEEAVKKTLAQGYRTGDIASENTNVIGCVEMGEKIISNL; translated from the coding sequence ATGAATTTTAAAATAGCAGTTATTAAAGGGGACGGAATTGGTCCTGAAATCGTAGAAGCCAGCATGAAGGTGCTGGACAAAATCGGTGAAAAATACAGCCACACTTTTGATTATACGGAAGTTCTGGCAGGAGGAGCGGCCATTGATGCCTGCGACACACCGCTGCCGCAGGAAACAGTGGACATCTGTAAAGCCAGCGACGCTGTACTGTTAGGCGCGCTCGGCGGTCCTAAATGGGACAACCTGCCAGGGGATAAACGTCCGGAGGCCGGCCTTTTAGGAATCCGCAAGGCGTTGGGTTTGTTTGCAAATTTACGGCCCGCCATGCTTTTTGAGGAGCTGAGAGACGCTTCTCCATTGAAATCTGAAATTATTGGCGATGGTCTGGACGTTCTGGTGGTGCGTGAGCTGACAGGTGACGTCTATTTTGGAGAAAAGAAAAAAGACGGCGATTTTGGGGCTTCGGACTTAATGAATTACACGCGTCCAGAGGTGGAAAGAATTGCCCGCGTGGCCTTTGACAGTGCGAGAAAACGCGGCGGAAAAGTGACCAGCGTGGATAAGGCAAATGTCCTTGAAACCTCTCGCTTCTGGCGTTCGGTTGTCCTCGAAATTGCCAAGGAATACCCGGACGTTGAGCTGGACCACTTATATGTTGATAATGCGGCGATGCAGCTTGTTATCAACCCGCATCAGTTTGATGTCATTTTAACTGGAAATCTTTTTGGGGATATTTTATCTGATGAAGCCAGCATGCTTACCGGTTCTATCGGTATGCTGCCCTCTGCCAGCCTTGGCGAAGGCAAGTTTGGTATGTATGAGCCGATCCACGGCTCTGCGCCTGATATTGCAGGCCAGGATAAGGCTAACCCGATCGCCACAGTGCTGTCTGTTGCGATGATGCTGCGCTATTCCTTAGGACTTGCGGACGAAGCGAATAATATCGAAGAAGCGGTGAAAAAAACGCTTGCCCAGGGGTACCGCACTGGTGATATTGCCAGTGAAAATACCAATGTAATTGGTTGTGTGGAAATGGGCGAAAAAATTATTTCTAATTTATAA
- the ilvD gene encoding dihydroxy-acid dehydratase, with protein sequence MRSDSVKSGMQNVPKRALLRALGLTEEEMTRPLVGVVNSFNEVVPGHMNLDKITEAVKAGVRLAGGVPLEFPAIAVCDGIAMGHQGMKYSLVTRDLIADSTEAMAMAHAFDAMVMIPNCDKNVPGLLMAAARLNLPTIFVSGGPMLAGRVGDLRTSFSSMSEAVGSYTAGKMSKETLEEYECNTCPTCGSCSGMYTANSMNCLTEVLGMGLRGNGTVPAVYSERLRLAKRAGMQVMKLLEKDIRPKDIMTEDAFRNALTMDMALGCSTNSMLHLPAVAHECGVDLNLEIANEISEKTPNLCHLAPAGHTYVEDLNAAGGIYAVMGEINKLSLLKTDLMTVTGKTVGENIEGVQNLNPEVIRPVENPYSKTGGIAVLKGSLAPDTCVVKQSAVVPEMLKHEGPARVFESEEAAQEAINNDQINAGDVVVIRYEGPKGGPGMREMLNPTSAIMGRGLGSSVALITDGRFSGATRGACVGHVSPEAAAGGPIAFVEEGDIIAIDIPNRSIELKVSEEELAKRKECWTPKEPDIKTGYLARYAKLVSSANKGAILE encoded by the coding sequence ATGCGTAGTGATTCCGTAAAATCAGGAATGCAGAATGTGCCGAAACGGGCGCTTCTGAGAGCGCTTGGTTTGACAGAAGAAGAAATGACAAGACCTTTAGTCGGTGTTGTCAATTCTTTTAACGAAGTGGTCCCGGGTCATATGAATCTCGATAAAATTACAGAAGCGGTAAAGGCCGGTGTACGTCTGGCCGGCGGGGTTCCTTTGGAATTTCCGGCCATCGCTGTTTGTGACGGGATCGCCATGGGCCATCAGGGTATGAAGTATTCCCTGGTTACCCGTGACTTGATCGCCGACTCAACCGAAGCCATGGCGATGGCCCACGCCTTTGATGCCATGGTTATGATTCCGAACTGTGATAAGAACGTACCAGGCCTCTTGATGGCCGCTGCCCGCCTTAATCTTCCGACGATTTTTGTGAGCGGGGGTCCAATGCTGGCTGGACGTGTGGGAGATCTGAGAACAAGCTTTTCCAGTATGTCTGAAGCTGTCGGATCATATACGGCTGGAAAAATGTCCAAGGAAACCCTGGAAGAATATGAATGTAACACCTGCCCGACCTGCGGCTCCTGCTCTGGGATGTACACCGCCAACAGTATGAATTGCCTGACCGAGGTTTTAGGAATGGGTCTGCGTGGCAATGGGACAGTTCCGGCTGTTTATTCCGAGCGTCTGCGCCTGGCCAAGCGTGCGGGTATGCAGGTTATGAAGCTGCTCGAAAAAGACATCCGTCCAAAGGATATTATGACAGAGGATGCGTTCAGAAATGCTCTGACAATGGATATGGCGTTGGGATGCAGTACGAATTCGATGCTTCACCTGCCAGCGGTCGCCCATGAATGTGGCGTAGACCTGAATCTGGAAATTGCCAATGAGATTAGCGAAAAAACCCCGAACCTGTGCCATCTGGCGCCAGCAGGCCATACTTATGTCGAAGATCTGAACGCTGCCGGTGGAATCTATGCGGTTATGGGTGAAATTAATAAGCTCAGCCTTTTAAAAACAGATTTAATGACGGTTACAGGCAAAACTGTAGGCGAAAATATCGAGGGTGTTCAGAACCTGAATCCTGAGGTGATCCGTCCAGTGGAGAACCCTTACAGCAAAACAGGCGGAATTGCTGTGCTGAAGGGCAGCCTGGCGCCGGACACCTGTGTGGTTAAGCAGTCTGCCGTTGTGCCGGAAATGCTTAAGCACGAGGGGCCTGCCAGAGTGTTTGAAAGCGAGGAGGCGGCCCAGGAAGCCATCAATAATGACCAGATTAATGCTGGCGATGTCGTGGTTATCCGCTATGAAGGACCAAAGGGCGGCCCGGGCATGCGGGAAATGCTGAATCCGACCTCGGCGATTATGGGAAGAGGGCTCGGCAGCTCGGTTGCGCTGATCACTGATGGCCGTTTCAGCGGCGCCACCAGAGGCGCCTGCGTCGGCCATGTTTCCCCCGAAGCTGCTGCCGGTGGACCAATCGCGTTTGTAGAGGAAGGCGACATCATCGCCATTGATATTCCAAACCGCAGCATCGAGCTGAAGGTCAGCGAGGAAGAACTGGCTAAGCGCAAGGAATGCTGGACACCAAAAGAACCGGATATTAAAACCGGATATCTGGCCCGTTACGCAAAGCTCGTTTCTTCTGCAAATAAGGGAGCCATTTTAGAATAG